From a single Granulicella aggregans genomic region:
- a CDS encoding M1 family metallopeptidase, which translates to MSRLSLITLFATTAVAFCQTQSTYDPRVTFAPLALPEPVNAYRSSNGAPGPSYWQNEADYEMHASIDTTAKALTNDETITYTNNSPDTLTSLWIHLEQNIYRNDSRGHNLGTPIGGDQRRKAGTPAGAAPARPERGITNGIEFDSVEIENGTPAPRFIKADYLVSDTRMQVKLATPMKPHGTKLRIRIKYHYTIPGFWGGRTSWGTAEHGDIYDIAQWYPRICVYDDLRGWDTLPYIGAEFYLEYGHFDYYVNVPWNFLVAGSGELVNAAEVLTKTEIARLEEARHSDKTVYIRKPEETTDPTSRPKQSGTLTWHFRMDHTRDVVFSASPTFVWDAARINLPKDDHPANALPAGKIPLAMSVYPLESVGDNTWTRSTEYVKDTVENMSKRWFPYPYPAAVSVAGFSTGMEYPGVVFDGIHDKDDFLFWVTAHEIGHDWFPMIVGSNERRNAFMDEGFNTFIDIFESEDYAHGKYAPKRDSEYSAGGEPQDTILKVLDNPQAPVILTPADAFPGQLGHPVQYFKGAYGNVLLREQILGPERFDWAFRKYIRDWAYKHPSPSDFFRAMQSEGGEDLSYFWRGWYENNWTLDLAVKDVKYVDGDQAKGVVVTVANLRQLVLPATLEVTYKDGTKDRIRLPAEAWLQKGVGNFTFKTGKPVASATIDPDHFLPDDDRSNNTFTTP; encoded by the coding sequence TTGTCTCGTCTATCGCTCATCACCTTATTCGCAACCACCGCTGTCGCCTTCTGCCAGACACAGAGCACTTACGACCCACGCGTGACCTTCGCCCCGCTCGCCCTGCCCGAGCCTGTCAACGCCTATCGCTCATCGAACGGTGCCCCGGGCCCCTCCTACTGGCAGAACGAAGCCGACTACGAGATGCACGCCAGCATCGACACTACGGCGAAGGCACTGACGAACGATGAGACCATCACCTACACCAACAACAGCCCAGACACGTTGACCAGTCTCTGGATTCATCTCGAGCAGAACATCTACCGCAACGACTCTCGCGGGCACAACCTCGGCACGCCCATCGGTGGCGACCAGCGCCGCAAGGCCGGCACGCCCGCAGGAGCTGCACCTGCGAGGCCAGAGCGCGGCATCACCAACGGCATCGAGTTCGACTCCGTCGAGATCGAAAATGGGACACCCGCACCTCGCTTCATCAAGGCCGATTATCTCGTCTCCGACACTCGCATGCAGGTCAAGCTCGCTACGCCCATGAAGCCACATGGCACGAAGCTTCGCATCCGCATCAAGTACCACTACACCATCCCCGGCTTCTGGGGCGGACGCACCTCTTGGGGCACTGCCGAGCACGGCGACATCTACGACATCGCCCAGTGGTATCCGCGCATATGCGTCTACGATGACCTCCGCGGCTGGGACACGCTGCCCTACATTGGCGCAGAGTTCTACCTCGAGTACGGCCACTTCGACTACTACGTCAACGTTCCGTGGAACTTCCTCGTCGCGGGCTCGGGCGAGCTCGTCAACGCCGCCGAAGTCCTCACCAAGACCGAGATCGCCCGTCTCGAAGAAGCCCGCCACTCCGACAAGACCGTCTACATCCGCAAGCCCGAAGAGACCACCGACCCCACCAGCCGCCCCAAACAAAGCGGCACCCTTACGTGGCACTTCCGCATGGACCACACCCGCGACGTCGTCTTCTCCGCCTCTCCAACCTTCGTGTGGGATGCCGCACGCATCAACCTGCCCAAGGACGACCACCCCGCAAACGCGCTGCCAGCAGGCAAAATCCCTCTAGCCATGTCCGTCTACCCCCTCGAGAGCGTCGGCGACAACACCTGGACCCGCTCCACCGAATACGTAAAAGACACAGTCGAGAACATGTCGAAGCGCTGGTTCCCCTACCCGTATCCAGCGGCGGTCAGCGTCGCCGGATTCTCCACCGGCATGGAATATCCGGGCGTCGTCTTCGACGGCATCCACGACAAGGACGACTTCCTCTTCTGGGTCACCGCGCACGAGATTGGCCACGACTGGTTCCCCATGATCGTCGGCTCCAACGAGCGCCGCAACGCCTTCATGGATGAGGGCTTCAACACCTTCATCGACATCTTCGAATCCGAAGACTACGCCCACGGCAAGTACGCCCCCAAGCGCGATAGCGAATACTCTGCCGGTGGCGAGCCCCAGGACACCATCCTCAAGGTCCTCGACAACCCACAGGCACCGGTCATCCTTACTCCCGCCGACGCCTTCCCCGGCCAACTCGGCCATCCCGTTCAATACTTCAAGGGAGCCTACGGCAATGTCCTTCTGCGCGAACAGATCCTCGGCCCCGAGCGCTTCGACTGGGCCTTCCGCAAATACATCCGCGACTGGGCCTACAAGCACCCGTCTCCATCAGACTTCTTCCGCGCGATGCAGAGTGAAGGCGGAGAGGACCTCAGCTACTTCTGGCGCGGCTGGTATGAAAACAACTGGACGCTCGATCTCGCCGTCAAGGACGTAAAGTATGTGGATGGTGATCAGGCAAAGGGAGTCGTCGTCACCGTGGCCAACCTACGCCAGCTTGTTTTGCCCGCCACGCTTGAGGTGACTTACAAGGATGGAACGAAAGACCGCATCCGTCTCCCCGCCGAAGCCTGGCTGCAGAAGGGTGTCGGCAATTTCACCTTCAAGACTGGAAAGCCAGTCGCCTCGGCCACCATCGATCCCGACCACTTCCTGCCGGACGACGATCGGTCGAACAACACGTTTACTACGCCATAG